One Parageobacillus sp. KH3-4 genomic region harbors:
- a CDS encoding CoA-acylating methylmalonate-semialdehyde dehydrogenase, protein MTVIKNETTILKNFINGQWVESSGTETLEVTNPATREVLARVPISTKEDVDRAVRAAKNAFETWKNTPVPKRARIMFIFHHLLNEHHEELATLVVQENGKAYKEAYGEIQRGIECVEFAAGAPTLMMGESLSGIAEGIDSEMFRYPLGVVAGITPFNFPMMVPLWMFPLAIACGNTFILKPSEKTPILANKLAELFTKAGAPEGVLNVVHGAHDVVNALIDHEDVQAISFVGSQPVAKYVYERAAAQGKRVQALSGAKNHHIVMPDADVETAVQHVISSAFGSAGQRCMACSAVVVVGDNNQFVQLLKQKTDEIVIGNGMDPEVLLTPVIRQSHREKVLGYIQKGIEEGATLIRDGRKEIEEMPEGNFLGPTIFDHVTPDMTIAKEEIFAPVLSLLRAKDLDEALEYIRKSRYGNGATIYTKDAKAVRKFREEADAGMLGINVGVPATMAFFPFSGWKDSFYGDLHVNGKDGVNFYTRKKMITSRFDF, encoded by the coding sequence GTGACAGTGATAAAAAACGAAACAACTATTTTGAAAAACTTCATTAATGGACAATGGGTAGAATCAAGCGGGACAGAGACGTTGGAAGTGACGAATCCGGCGACAAGGGAGGTGCTGGCGCGGGTTCCGATTTCGACGAAGGAAGATGTTGACAGAGCTGTCCGAGCTGCCAAAAATGCATTTGAAACATGGAAAAACACACCGGTTCCTAAGCGGGCGCGGATTATGTTTATATTCCATCATTTATTGAACGAGCATCATGAAGAATTGGCAACGCTTGTTGTTCAAGAGAACGGCAAAGCATATAAAGAAGCGTACGGCGAAATTCAAAGGGGAATTGAGTGCGTAGAATTTGCCGCAGGCGCTCCAACACTAATGATGGGGGAATCGCTATCGGGAATTGCGGAAGGCATTGATTCTGAAATGTTCCGTTATCCTTTAGGGGTAGTCGCTGGAATTACGCCGTTTAATTTCCCAATGATGGTTCCTCTTTGGATGTTTCCATTGGCGATTGCTTGCGGGAATACGTTCATATTAAAGCCATCCGAAAAAACGCCAATTTTAGCCAATAAACTGGCTGAGTTGTTTACAAAGGCTGGGGCGCCAGAAGGAGTGCTCAATGTCGTTCATGGAGCGCATGATGTCGTTAATGCCCTCATCGATCACGAGGATGTTCAAGCTATTTCTTTTGTCGGTTCCCAGCCCGTCGCCAAGTATGTATATGAGCGTGCAGCGGCACAAGGAAAGCGGGTGCAAGCGCTTTCTGGAGCAAAAAACCATCATATCGTCATGCCTGATGCTGATGTAGAAACAGCGGTGCAGCACGTGATCAGTTCCGCTTTTGGAAGCGCAGGGCAGCGTTGTATGGCTTGCAGCGCGGTTGTTGTGGTCGGCGACAATAATCAGTTTGTACAGCTGCTCAAGCAAAAGACGGATGAAATTGTTATCGGAAATGGCATGGATCCGGAAGTGCTTTTAACTCCGGTGATTCGTCAGTCCCATCGTGAAAAAGTATTAGGCTACATTCAAAAAGGGATTGAAGAAGGGGCGACACTTATTCGGGACGGACGCAAAGAAATCGAGGAAATGCCAGAAGGAAACTTCCTTGGTCCAACGATTTTTGATCACGTCACGCCAGATATGACGATTGCCAAAGAAGAAATCTTTGCGCCTGTCCTTAGCTTGCTGCGTGCCAAAGATTTGGACGAAGCGCTTGAATATATTCGCAAATCTCGATATGGAAATGGCGCGACCATTTATACGAAAGACGCAAAAGCTGTCCGTAAATTCCGTGAAGAAGCGGATGCGGGAATGTTAGGAATCAATGTCGGCGTACCGGCAACGATGGCGTTCTTCCCGTTCTCCGGTTGGAAAGATTCGTTTTACGGTGATCTTCATGTAAACGGAAAAGATGGAGTGAACTTCTATACACGCAAAAAAATGATTACCTCTCGATTCGATTTTTAA
- a CDS encoding DUF5082 domain-containing protein, with protein MSSLLESIEKEAKRRSYAAMIRCLPSYQGQVEEALDEFHHGSHSFYRANDEYAPHWQGESRGAYELVYWDLRQIETRIYATADDLLHEISREIAQIRRKIEERQ; from the coding sequence GTGTCATCCTTATTGGAATCTATTGAAAAAGAAGCAAAGCGCCGGTCTTATGCAGCCATGATCCGCTGCCTTCCATCCTATCAGGGGCAAGTAGAGGAAGCATTGGATGAATTTCACCATGGCTCGCATTCCTTTTACCGCGCAAATGACGAGTATGCTCCACATTGGCAGGGAGAGTCGAGGGGAGCGTATGAACTAGTATACTGGGACTTGCGGCAAATCGAGACACGTATTTATGCGACCGCAGATGATCTTCTTCATGAAATAAGCAGGGAAATCGCCCAAATTCGGCGAAAGATAGAGGAACGGCAATGA
- a CDS encoding PucR family transcriptional regulator, translating to MKTSKLTVFDVLKRKHFEHIQIAAGHQGLNRTVKWVHVVEVTKISNLLKGKELILSTGVGWKENKSLFISFVRQLIECDASGLCIEIGTYASSIPQEVIDLANEHQFPIILFLKEVPFVEITQDIHTYLINQHYQIISNLESYSQELNKKLLSVDHYDEILKFLHHYLGHQVIFRINGKEVELVPKYVKRSNEKQQQFDSALRPQQKIASQSIRILGNEYAELSIVSIDKEINEFDLLILDRTATALAQHLLRDLYVEEKKRAQEHEWLKDWLEGEHTSEAIFDYLTDHETELRPKGGFVSICRFKSSKQYLNLDITYFKLLCRTIFEQQGFSTFPVDFRNSVVFIMVNKRDIKTWKNRMKMGIKYLLKSDFVNKKRVPKFLIGVGKFVENLSHMDKSYRTALETIKIQNQLGKKANSNFYEDLHIYRIISLIHKCSDLYEVVMEYLEPVIQHDKKYNGKLMETLKVYLECNGSKKETAKRLFVVRQTLYHRIQKLEKLLGDDFMNPEKRLAIEFMIKAYEYLMPNNETQYVQNDLQR from the coding sequence ATGAAAACTTCCAAATTAACGGTTTTCGATGTTTTAAAAAGGAAGCATTTTGAACATATTCAAATTGCAGCTGGGCACCAAGGGTTGAATCGCACGGTAAAATGGGTACACGTCGTGGAGGTAACCAAAATCAGTAATCTATTGAAAGGAAAAGAACTGATTTTATCCACTGGAGTGGGATGGAAGGAAAACAAATCGTTGTTTATATCTTTTGTGCGACAGCTAATTGAATGCGATGCATCTGGATTATGCATTGAAATAGGAACTTATGCTTCTTCCATTCCGCAAGAGGTTATTGACTTAGCGAACGAACACCAATTTCCTATCATTCTCTTTCTCAAAGAAGTCCCATTCGTCGAAATCACTCAAGATATCCACACTTATTTAATTAATCAGCATTATCAAATCATCTCCAATCTAGAGTCTTATTCACAAGAATTAAACAAAAAATTGTTGTCGGTTGATCATTATGATGAGATTTTAAAATTTCTGCATCATTATTTAGGCCATCAAGTCATTTTTCGGATCAATGGAAAGGAAGTAGAGTTAGTACCGAAATATGTGAAGCGATCCAATGAAAAGCAGCAACAGTTTGATTCTGCACTTCGTCCACAGCAAAAGATAGCCTCTCAATCCATTCGAATCCTCGGTAATGAATATGCGGAACTATCCATTGTTTCCATCGACAAAGAAATTAATGAATTTGATCTTCTTATTTTGGATCGAACGGCTACTGCTCTTGCCCAACATTTACTGCGGGATTTATATGTAGAAGAAAAAAAGCGAGCGCAAGAACATGAATGGTTAAAGGACTGGTTAGAAGGAGAGCATACGAGTGAAGCTATTTTCGATTATTTAACAGATCATGAAACAGAATTAAGACCAAAAGGTGGATTTGTAAGTATTTGTCGATTTAAATCATCAAAACAATACTTGAACTTAGACATTACTTATTTCAAATTGTTGTGCCGGACGATTTTTGAACAACAAGGATTCTCCACATTTCCTGTTGATTTTCGCAATAGCGTTGTATTTATTATGGTGAATAAGCGTGATATAAAGACATGGAAAAATCGTATGAAAATGGGGATTAAATATTTGCTGAAATCTGATTTTGTTAATAAAAAAAGAGTGCCGAAATTCCTTATAGGAGTCGGGAAATTCGTAGAAAACCTCTCTCATATGGACAAAAGTTATCGAACTGCTTTAGAAACCATTAAAATCCAAAATCAACTCGGCAAAAAGGCAAACAGCAATTTTTATGAGGATTTACATATATATCGAATTATTTCGCTTATTCATAAGTGTAGCGATTTGTATGAAGTGGTAATGGAATATTTAGAACCTGTTATTCAGCATGATAAAAAATATAACGGAAAGTTGATGGAAACATTGAAGGTTTATTTGGAATGTAACGGCTCGAAAAAAGAAACAGCCAAAAGATTGTTTGTAGTTAGACAGACGCTTTATCATCGCATTCAAAAATTAGAAAAACTATTAGGTGACGATTTTATGAATCCGGAAAAACGGTTAGCTATTGAATTTATGATCAAAGCATACGAATATTTAATGCCAAATAACGAGACCCAATATGTACAAAATGATCTGCAGCGCTGA
- the hydA gene encoding dihydropyrimidinase, translating into MKKIIKNGTIVTATDTYEADLLIKDGKIAMIGQHLEEKGAEVIDAKGYYVFPGGIDPHTHLDMPFGGTVTKDDFESGTIAAAFGGTTTIIDFCLTNKGEPLKKAIETWHNKAKGKAVIDYSFHLMISEITDEVLEELPKVIEEEGITSFKVFMAYKNVFQADDGTLYRTLVAAKELGALVMVHAENGDVIDYLTKKALADGNTDPIYHALTRPPELEGEATGRACQLTELAGSQLYVVHVTCAQAVEKIAEARNKGLDVWGETCPQYLVLDQSYLEKPDFEGAKYVWSPPLREKWHQEVLWNALKNGQLQTLGSDQCSFDFKGQKELGRGDFTKIPNGGPMIEDRVSILFSEGVKKGRITLNQFVDIMSTRIAKLFGLFPKKGTIAVGSDADLVIFDPNIERVISAETHHMAVDYNAFEGMKITGEPVSVLSRGEFVVRDKQFVGKPGYGQYLKRAKYGTLTLSKQDEKLTI; encoded by the coding sequence ATGAAAAAAATTATAAAAAATGGAACGATTGTTACGGCAACGGATACGTATGAAGCGGACTTGCTCATTAAAGACGGGAAAATTGCGATGATTGGCCAACATTTAGAGGAAAAAGGAGCCGAAGTGATTGATGCGAAAGGATATTACGTATTTCCAGGCGGCATTGATCCGCACACGCATTTAGATATGCCGTTTGGCGGCACGGTGACAAAGGATGATTTCGAATCAGGAACGATTGCGGCGGCATTTGGCGGGACAACGACCATCATCGACTTTTGTTTAACGAATAAAGGGGAACCATTGAAAAAAGCGATCGAAACTTGGCACAACAAAGCAAAGGGGAAAGCGGTTATTGATTACAGCTTTCATTTAATGATTAGTGAGATTACGGATGAAGTATTGGAAGAGCTGCCGAAAGTCATTGAAGAAGAAGGAATTACATCCTTTAAAGTGTTTATGGCGTATAAAAACGTATTTCAGGCAGATGATGGGACGTTATACCGCACGCTGGTGGCTGCCAAAGAACTTGGAGCGCTCGTTATGGTTCATGCGGAAAATGGGGATGTGATTGATTATTTAACGAAGAAAGCGCTCGCGGATGGGAATACGGATCCGATTTACCATGCATTAACACGGCCTCCAGAATTGGAAGGGGAAGCGACCGGGCGCGCCTGTCAATTAACAGAGCTTGCCGGTTCACAACTTTACGTTGTTCACGTGACATGTGCGCAAGCGGTTGAAAAAATTGCGGAAGCACGCAATAAAGGGTTGGATGTATGGGGGGAAACGTGTCCGCAATATCTTGTTCTCGACCAATCGTATTTAGAAAAGCCTGATTTTGAAGGCGCGAAATATGTTTGGTCCCCTCCGCTTCGTGAAAAATGGCATCAAGAGGTATTGTGGAATGCATTGAAAAACGGCCAGCTGCAAACGTTGGGATCTGACCAATGTTCGTTTGATTTTAAAGGACAAAAAGAACTTGGCAGAGGAGATTTTACCAAAATTCCAAATGGCGGGCCGATGATTGAGGATCGCGTTAGCATTCTTTTCAGTGAAGGGGTAAAGAAAGGAAGAATCACGTTAAATCAATTTGTCGACATTATGTCGACAAGAATTGCCAAATTGTTTGGATTGTTCCCGAAAAAAGGAACAATCGCGGTAGGTTCTGACGCGGATTTAGTCATTTTTGACCCGAATATCGAACGGGTGATTTCGGCTGAAACACACCATATGGCCGTTGACTACAATGCATTCGAAGGAATGAAAATAACAGGTGAACCGGTATCGGTTCTATCTAGAGGCGAGTTTGTCGTCCGTGATAAACAATTTGTCGGAAAACCAGGGTACGGGCAATATTTAAAACGGGCAAAATACGGAACTTTGACGCTTTCCAAGCAGGACGAGAAATTAACAATTTAA
- the preA gene encoding NAD-dependent dihydropyrimidine dehydrogenase subunit PreA — protein MADLSINLAGIKSPNPFWLASAPPTNSGYQVQRAFEAGWGGAVWKTLGEPILNVSSRFAAVSFNGQRVMGFNNIELITDRPLEVNLKEIYETKKRFPDRAVVASLMVEPKREKWHEIVKRVEDVGVDGLELNFGCPHGMAERGMGSASGQVPELVEKQTYWVKEVAQTPVIVKLTPNITDITATAEAAAQGGADAISMINTINSLMGVDLDTWNTIPHVAGKGAHGGYCGPAVKPIALNMVAECARHPRIHVPISGIGGISSWKDAVEFMLMGATGVQVCTAVMHHGFRIIEDMIEGLNHYLDEKGIASVKDIVGRAVHKYSDWGDLDLNYKVVARINTDVCINCNKCYISCEDASHQCIDRLTVENGKEYLKVREEDCVGCNLCSIVCPVDGAIEMIEIPSEHPPMTWNERQAVIGGISSCSVDVK, from the coding sequence ATGGCAGATTTAAGCATTAATTTAGCAGGAATAAAGTCTCCCAATCCATTTTGGCTCGCTTCTGCGCCTCCAACCAACTCCGGTTATCAAGTGCAAAGAGCGTTTGAGGCCGGTTGGGGCGGAGCGGTTTGGAAAACGCTCGGTGAACCGATTTTAAACGTATCATCCCGGTTTGCGGCTGTGAGCTTTAATGGACAACGTGTGATGGGCTTTAACAATATCGAGTTGATTACGGACCGTCCTCTTGAAGTGAATTTGAAAGAAATTTATGAAACAAAAAAGCGCTTTCCAGACCGAGCTGTCGTGGCATCCCTTATGGTCGAGCCAAAAAGGGAAAAATGGCATGAAATTGTGAAAAGAGTAGAGGATGTGGGTGTAGACGGGCTTGAACTGAATTTTGGATGCCCGCACGGGATGGCGGAACGGGGAATGGGATCGGCTTCCGGGCAAGTGCCTGAACTTGTGGAAAAGCAAACATATTGGGTGAAAGAGGTGGCGCAGACGCCTGTCATCGTTAAGCTGACTCCTAATATTACAGATATCACCGCGACGGCCGAAGCGGCTGCCCAAGGCGGGGCCGATGCCATCAGCATGATCAATACGATCAATAGCCTAATGGGAGTTGACTTGGACACATGGAATACTATTCCGCATGTGGCGGGGAAAGGAGCACATGGAGGTTATTGCGGTCCAGCGGTTAAACCAATCGCTTTGAACATGGTTGCCGAATGTGCCCGCCATCCGCGGATTCATGTGCCGATTTCCGGCATAGGCGGCATATCCAGCTGGAAGGACGCAGTGGAATTTATGCTTATGGGGGCAACCGGTGTGCAAGTATGTACGGCTGTCATGCATCATGGCTTCCGTATTATTGAAGATATGATAGAAGGACTGAATCATTACCTAGATGAAAAAGGAATTGCTTCCGTTAAGGATATAGTTGGGAGAGCAGTGCATAAATACTCCGATTGGGGGGACCTCGATCTTAATTATAAAGTGGTGGCCCGCATTAATACAGATGTTTGCATTAATTGTAATAAATGTTATATCTCTTGTGAAGATGCTTCTCATCAATGCATCGATCGTTTAACGGTTGAAAATGGAAAAGAGTATTTAAAAGTCCGCGAAGAAGATTGCGTAGGGTGTAATTTATGTTCGATCGTCTGTCCGGTGGATGGCGCAATTGAGATGATCGAAATTCCAAGCGAACATCCGCCGATGACATGGAATGAGCGTCAGGCAGTCATTGGCGGAATTAGCAGCTGTAGCGTTGATGTAAAATAA
- a CDS encoding NAD(P)-dependent oxidoreductase, whose protein sequence is MNRSLSDLEKNFQEVEPGLTDREAIEEANRCLYCYDAPCIKACPTGIDIPAFIKKIASGNLKGSAKTIMLSNPVGASCARVCPTEELCEGACVLNHSTKPIMIGKLQRYATDWAIQNEEVLFQAGKKNGKTVAVVGGGPAGLSAARELARMGYTVTIFEAEREAGGLNTYGIVSFRLPQKISFWEVNQVKSLGVQIRTNTRVGKDISAKELLDRYDAVVLAVGMGRVPRLGIEGEDLDGVYDAIEFVKETKTKPLTGKLVGKRVVVIGAGNTAIDGATCSVRLGAENVKILYRRTKEEMTAYDFEYEFAKQDGVEFRWLTAPKRIIGDENGKVTHIECIRMQLGEPDADGRRRPVPIAGSEFTMRVDVVIKAIGQTRHLDLIQEFGLEHDDGVVKVNPENYQTSNQKVFACGDVIFAKGQGEAMVVTAAQQGKEAAYAIHQYLTKTVSETA, encoded by the coding sequence ATGAATCGATCACTCTCTGATTTAGAGAAGAACTTCCAAGAAGTGGAGCCGGGTTTAACTGATCGAGAAGCGATAGAAGAAGCCAACCGATGTTTATATTGTTATGATGCGCCTTGTATTAAAGCTTGTCCTACAGGAATTGATATTCCGGCTTTTATCAAGAAAATTGCGTCCGGAAACTTAAAAGGATCAGCAAAAACCATTATGTTGTCCAATCCCGTCGGCGCCAGCTGTGCAAGGGTATGCCCGACGGAGGAATTGTGCGAAGGAGCTTGTGTTCTGAACCATTCCACAAAACCGATCATGATTGGAAAGCTGCAACGATATGCGACAGATTGGGCCATTCAGAATGAAGAAGTATTGTTTCAGGCAGGAAAGAAAAACGGAAAAACAGTGGCTGTTGTCGGCGGTGGTCCTGCGGGATTATCTGCCGCTAGAGAATTGGCCAGAATGGGATATACAGTCACCATTTTTGAAGCGGAAAGAGAAGCAGGGGGGCTTAATACGTATGGCATCGTTTCCTTTCGGCTTCCGCAGAAAATATCGTTTTGGGAAGTGAATCAAGTCAAAAGTTTAGGGGTACAAATTCGCACCAATACGCGGGTTGGAAAAGATATTTCCGCTAAGGAGCTTTTAGATCGTTACGATGCCGTCGTTTTGGCTGTCGGTATGGGAAGAGTTCCGCGGTTGGGCATTGAAGGGGAGGACTTAGACGGAGTGTACGATGCCATTGAATTTGTAAAAGAAACGAAAACAAAACCATTGACTGGCAAGCTCGTCGGGAAAAGAGTGGTTGTCATTGGTGCCGGAAACACTGCGATTGACGGCGCAACTTGTTCGGTGCGTTTGGGAGCGGAAAATGTAAAAATTTTATATCGTCGTACAAAAGAGGAAATGACAGCGTACGATTTTGAATACGAGTTTGCCAAGCAAGATGGCGTCGAGTTTCGCTGGTTAACTGCACCGAAACGGATTATTGGTGATGAAAACGGAAAAGTGACCCATATCGAATGCATTCGTATGCAGTTAGGAGAACCAGATGCAGACGGACGCCGTCGTCCTGTTCCGATTGCAGGATCCGAGTTTACGATGCGAGTCGATGTCGTTATTAAAGCAATCGGCCAGACGCGGCACCTTGATCTCATTCAGGAATTTGGATTAGAGCATGATGATGGTGTTGTGAAAGTGAATCCGGAAAACTACCAAACATCCAATCAAAAAGTGTTTGCCTGTGGTGATGTCATTTTTGCGAAAGGACAAGGAGAAGCGATGGTTGTCACCGCTGCGCAGCAAGGAAAAGAGGCAGCCTATGCGATACATCAATATTTAACAAAAACAGTGAGCGAAACTGCCTGA
- a CDS encoding nitrilase-related carbon-nitrogen hydrolase: protein MADQVTIGLIQASHGVHGDEPVEVHKEQAIEKHIKLVQEAKDRGAQIICLQEIFYGPYFCAEQNTKWYDAAEEIPNGPTTKRFQELAKQLGVVIILPIYEREGIATYYNTAAVIDADGTYLGKYRKQHIPHVGVGNEGYGFWEKFYFKPGNLGYLVFDTAFAKIGVYICYDRHFPEGARILGLKGAEIVFNPSATVAGLSEYLWKLEQPAHAVANGYYVAAINRVGYEAPWNMGEFYGQSYLVDPRGNFVAMGSRDKDEVVIGVMDKKLIREVRDTWQFYRDRRPETYNEMTALLP from the coding sequence ATGGCTGATCAAGTAACAATCGGTCTTATTCAAGCGTCACATGGTGTTCACGGGGATGAGCCGGTGGAAGTCCATAAAGAACAAGCGATTGAAAAACATATAAAACTGGTGCAGGAGGCAAAAGACCGGGGAGCGCAAATCATCTGTTTGCAAGAAATTTTCTACGGTCCATATTTTTGTGCGGAGCAAAATACAAAATGGTATGATGCCGCGGAAGAAATTCCAAACGGGCCAACGACGAAACGGTTTCAAGAGCTGGCGAAGCAATTAGGTGTTGTCATTATTCTGCCGATTTATGAAAGAGAGGGGATTGCTACTTATTATAATACAGCCGCTGTCATTGACGCAGACGGCACATACTTAGGAAAGTATCGAAAACAGCATATTCCGCATGTTGGCGTAGGCAACGAAGGATATGGGTTTTGGGAAAAATTTTATTTTAAACCAGGGAATTTAGGATATCTGGTATTTGATACCGCATTTGCCAAAATAGGCGTTTACATTTGTTATGACCGCCACTTCCCAGAAGGGGCAAGAATTTTAGGATTAAAAGGCGCTGAAATTGTGTTTAACCCGTCGGCGACGGTAGCTGGTCTTTCCGAATACTTGTGGAAGCTGGAACAGCCTGCCCATGCAGTGGCAAACGGATATTATGTCGCCGCCATCAACCGGGTTGGATATGAAGCTCCATGGAACATGGGAGAATTTTATGGGCAGTCTTATTTAGTGGATCCGAGAGGCAACTTTGTTGCGATGGGAAGCCGTGACAAAGATGAGGTCGTCATCGGTGTGATGGACAAAAAGTTGATTCGTGAAGTTCGCGATACGTGGCAGTTTTATAGAGACCGCCGCCCGGAAACTTACAATGAAATGACAGCGTTGCTGCCATAA
- a CDS encoding NCS1 family nucleobase:cation symporter-1, translated as MKTQIEQNGIVILTDEATKMVSKSKLWNDDLRPTTLKEHSWKGINFATLWIGMCLCIPSYTMASGMIALGMNWWQAVGTIFLGNVIVLIPILLNSHAGTKFGIPYPVFARLWFGDKGAHIPTLARAIVAAGWFGINTWIGTGAIDTLLVASFPVWGKFPGHTAIVFALFLALNVGIAYKGPEAIKKLSSIAAPIVGISSVILLIWAFTRAGGWGPIFETPSQFKTTGEFLKVFFPSLTGVIGFWATLALNIPDFCRYAQSQKSQIVAQSLSLPITMTVFSFIGIAVTSATVVIFGQAIWDPVQLLAKFPPFVILLGTIVIVIASLTINVGANVVAPARAIENLYPKRITFGIGAIITGLFAILLQPWYIMSNFGNYIFGWLGTYAALLGPIDGIAIADYWLVRRKQLDLKELYEPNGRYNYANGFNKNGIHALVIGVAVPILGLLIPALHFLWDNAWTFGLFISIGAYTYLMRKDKSVLKEGEYEQITIVETLPRNAKRIETHL; from the coding sequence ATGAAAACGCAGATTGAACAAAACGGTATTGTAATCTTGACAGATGAAGCAACGAAGATGGTAAGCAAAAGCAAGCTGTGGAACGATGATTTGCGGCCAACTACACTGAAAGAACATTCATGGAAGGGAATAAACTTTGCGACTTTGTGGATCGGCATGTGTTTATGCATCCCTTCCTACACTATGGCTAGTGGCATGATTGCTCTAGGAATGAACTGGTGGCAAGCGGTTGGAACAATTTTTCTCGGCAATGTTATTGTTCTTATCCCGATTTTATTAAATTCACATGCTGGAACAAAATTTGGAATCCCTTATCCTGTTTTTGCGCGGCTTTGGTTTGGTGACAAAGGAGCACACATTCCGACCTTAGCCCGCGCAATTGTAGCTGCTGGATGGTTCGGGATTAATACATGGATTGGAACGGGTGCAATTGATACATTGCTGGTAGCCTCGTTTCCTGTCTGGGGAAAATTTCCAGGACATACAGCTATCGTATTTGCTTTGTTTTTGGCATTGAATGTAGGAATTGCTTATAAAGGCCCCGAGGCCATTAAAAAACTAAGTTCCATCGCTGCACCTATAGTAGGTATCTCTTCAGTCATCCTCCTTATCTGGGCATTCACTCGCGCCGGAGGCTGGGGCCCGATTTTCGAAACTCCTTCTCAATTCAAGACGACCGGCGAGTTTTTAAAAGTATTTTTTCCATCTTTAACGGGCGTTATCGGTTTTTGGGCTACACTCGCTTTGAATATTCCCGACTTTTGCCGCTACGCGCAAAGCCAAAAATCGCAAATAGTCGCTCAAAGTTTATCTCTTCCGATTACCATGACCGTTTTTTCTTTCATTGGAATAGCAGTTACATCGGCGACTGTAGTAATTTTTGGGCAAGCGATTTGGGATCCTGTGCAACTCCTTGCCAAGTTTCCACCGTTTGTGATTCTTTTAGGAACTATTGTAATTGTTATTGCTTCCTTAACCATTAACGTCGGTGCTAATGTTGTAGCGCCAGCCCGCGCCATTGAGAATTTGTACCCGAAACGAATTACGTTTGGAATTGGTGCTATCATTACTGGATTATTCGCTATTTTATTACAACCATGGTATATAATGTCTAATTTTGGCAACTATATATTTGGCTGGCTCGGAACATACGCAGCTTTACTTGGACCAATTGATGGCATTGCAATTGCAGACTACTGGCTTGTCCGTCGGAAACAATTAGATCTTAAAGAGCTATATGAACCTAATGGCCGTTACAATTATGCGAACGGTTTTAATAAAAACGGAATTCATGCTCTTGTAATCGGGGTAGCCGTCCCTATACTAGGCTTACTCATTCCAGCTCTTCATTTTCTCTGGGATAATGCTTGGACTTTTGGATTGTTTATTAGCATTGGCGCCTACACCTATTTAATGAGAAAGGACAAAAGTGTCTTAAAAGAAGGAGAATACGAGCAAATTACCATTGTAGAAACTCTTCCCCGTAATGCAAAAAGGATAGAAACACACTTATAA